In the Colias croceus chromosome 1, ilColCroc2.1 genome, ttttcattttgcgATCGTGGCtttcatacaatttattatcgATGCCCTGTCTTTATGGAAACATAAAActtaatgtaaatttaaaggtaaaatgcaataaattaaaatgctaGTTTGAACCGATAATGTAgacgtacctacttaatacAATGATCTAAGTTAACTTAATGATTTAAGTTACTTATGTATTTATCTACTGTCGCTGATTCAATGCAACTATTATGTATAAGAgtatttatacataatgttaaaattaaaaaataataaagccttacattataaatgcaaTTTCTCTCTTAGACGAAATTGAATGAAggtcaaaaattataaaacatttgagCATATTTTTTTGAGCCTCGCCTTTAtcaaaaattttaagtaagtatattgagtaggattatttatatgtatttacaaatttttatattgctataaaaatataatataggtacttatacctATTCTGATCCCCTTCacattaaagtaattttatggGAAACTCGTTTATCaacttaagtttttttataattaatacctaATTACTGAAAAAATGGACcctaatattttgtaattcaCAGCTTATATGCCTACACATAGGTACGGCAACCCATAGAGTACGGCAACCTTATTCTTACTATGCAATCATATCGTATCtcaattttttctatttttggtACAATGACGTGTAAACTATCCACAGGTACTAGATAATAAAATCTGTATAATCTGTGATAAACAGTATTCTATATCATCATATATTCAGCTATCAATAACACAGTTGAGCCATATTTGTACACATGCGTAAATACAATCATTGAAGTTCTAAAGATAACTTGCGATGATTGCGTTCTGGTTCAACTGGTTTACACGCTATAAAAACTCGTTACAATCCGACGAACCTTCTTTATTTGCAAACCATACTGATTGTTATTGTAAATGCATTATTATTGATCTAGAACGTCtagtataggtacttatacagTCTCCGAGAGACGATCAGGTGGAGTAAACGGGAGATCCAAGCTGGTTGTTCTGATGACAGCTACAGAGATCTTGTCCCTGCAGAGGGTTAGGCCCCAGAGCAAAGTGAACAAGATGATCAGAGCTGCCACTGAAGCGGCGATCAGGGTCAGCGATCGAGTTGGTTCTCGCCAATccaatatttcataaatgaaGGGGTTTCCCAAGctacaaagaaataatatttatagaaatgtaCGTAGGCGCAAGACAATAAATTGCCAACTCTGGATTGTATGTCAATAGTTTCAATGTGAAGTTATGAAATGACTAATATATTTGACCCAGTTCAATTATACATTACTAGCTCGTGCCTTCCTATATTATAGCTGTTGCCCGAACAAATATTGTACTTATATGTATGTCATGTACCAGCAACACTGCCTTCATAAAAATCCGCTCAATAGGTTTGGCGtattgagtaacaaacactTATCGATTACAACATCTAAAGACAAACTCTCCTATTGGCTATTTGTTATATGTATTcatattgtaggtacctatcgtTCTTTTCTCTTCTATAAACATGCATCTACTTATTtctatgtaattattattaaaacacagaACAATGATATTACCAAACTGTTTAAAAATGACTACTGTAAGTTTATAAAACAGTAAAGTGTAAACTAACCTGTCCGTGCCACCTGCAGCATAATAGATACCGGAGAAAATGGCGAACCACAGGCCTATAGCCATGGGCTGGTAAATGTGCACAAAGCGTAGGGGTGTTCGTGACAATATGAACTCGCAGAACACTATGCACGAGTTAAAGCCGTGTGTAGTCAGATCCAACCAAAAGCCATGGCCACTTTCATCATCCTGTTCTGGGGAAAATTGGGAATATATTAATGTACTATGTAAAGCGGATGTTTAGCTCgactataaatatttgtaagtgCATTGTTATTGAATAATGGATACCAGATATCTACGTAGGTGACAAATGTAACGAACAAATAAGAAAAGTTATTTATCGTCTTTAATTATATACCACTCGAAAGACAATAATTTGACacctttttcaaaaaaattaagaaatttcatatacatattacctataatatgtaaaattatgttattatgttttgtttaaaatattatattactattattattaatattatgtacttgtgTTGTGTAttctactaattattatatatttatttatttatttatatattacctatatttaagtatacatgagaaataataatacgtatattttataattcaagtCTATTGACTGGCACTCCAACAAGGGGCtactgaaaatcagcgcttCACAACAAGTGCAGCACATGCTGAGTAGCGACCCTTTTTAGCACCACACTGATTAGGAATAagtactattttttttcttttttaatttgttgcttttgttttgtgtttatttttttttccttttattatgtgtgtggtgttgaataaacttttcttcttcttcttcttcttaaatatgtagttatgttatttattcaataagaatGTTCTCTTATATTTTTACGGACTAATGATTGCGTcttaataatttcttttaatcGCCAAGTAACGTGTAATATACCAACCTGGATCGTATAAAAGGACCCAATAAAGGCCTGTTATCATGAAAGATATTGTAACTGCAATGTTATACATGAGCCAATATAAACTGATATACCACGGTAGATCTCCATCGGCAACatctaaaagtataaaataaaaacagttttaGTAATTACCTACATAGATAGTAACTTCATATAAAACAAGCATACAATTTCTCTGAGAATCTAAAGATGGTATTTGTGAGatatatgtaagtaggtaggtacagtGTACATGTAGGTACACCTCGTACATGGTTTTTCGCCTTGGCATGACGAGACAAATAATTGTTGtcattatgaattaaaatcatttatttctaAGAAAGTATATAggatctaaaaaatatttccttgaaacgggtaggtatattatatacctagtgGAATTGTTTTTATGTCTTCGTTATATGTACAAGGATCCCAAGTGGGATTGCGTGA is a window encoding:
- the LOC123694053 gene encoding protein rolling stone-like, whose translation is MVKCSRKSVKVSDLWVLSNEKLSDFYLSSWQRGESPVPMLVIRLLLAAGATAILTWSLYCGASPYWLIFLTNWGVLMVFIMTFSGLNVSLFAICKKLPDVADGDLPWYISLYWLMYNIAVTISFMITGLYWVLLYDPEQDDESGHGFWLDLTTHGFNSCIVFCEFILSRTPLRFVHIYQPMAIGLWFAIFSGIYYAAGGTDSLGNPFIYEILDWREPTRSLTLIAASVAALIILFTLLWGLTLCRDKISVAVIRTTSLDLPFTPPDRLSETV